The proteins below are encoded in one region of Bacteroidales bacterium:
- a CDS encoding SpoIIE family protein phosphatase, producing MTSKLKLIEHIAEDEIKLRPMDDYIHLQQKYHQLLKEYEDLKNEYQDLHVLYNNLIEHSTFIENELDEKLKIIEDANKKINQSISYAQKIQSAVFPNKSQLHHFFPGSFVLLRSRDVVSGDFYWFRKIDHRIFIAAADCTGHGIPGAFMSMLGIAFLNEVTQHSEMDADQILEDLRDLMKSSLHQQGYTKETKDGMDMAFCAIDTDKNTLQFSGAYRPLYHFRNNTLNVYKGARAPIGISFKEKPFTKYEIELQPGDTFYMFSDGYVDQIAPNREKYKTKRFKNFLQQIHTYDLPKQKALLEEELDNWQKDEEQVDDILVMGFRINELNK from the coding sequence TGATTATATTCATCTGCAACAAAAATATCATCAATTACTTAAGGAATATGAAGATCTGAAGAATGAATATCAGGACTTACATGTGCTGTATAACAATTTGATTGAACACAGCACCTTTATTGAGAATGAGCTGGATGAAAAGCTCAAGATCATAGAAGACGCAAATAAAAAGATCAATCAGAGCATTTCCTATGCTCAAAAAATTCAGTCTGCCGTATTTCCCAACAAATCTCAATTACACCACTTCTTCCCGGGGTCATTTGTTTTGCTCCGAAGCAGAGACGTAGTCAGCGGAGATTTTTATTGGTTCAGAAAGATTGACCACCGGATATTTATAGCTGCAGCCGATTGTACAGGTCATGGAATACCCGGGGCCTTTATGAGCATGCTGGGCATTGCCTTCCTAAACGAAGTAACCCAGCATTCTGAGATGGATGCCGATCAGATACTGGAAGATCTCCGAGACCTGATGAAATCCTCCCTTCACCAGCAAGGCTATACAAAAGAAACAAAAGATGGCATGGATATGGCGTTCTGTGCAATCGACACAGATAAAAATACCTTACAGTTTTCAGGCGCTTATCGGCCCCTTTATCATTTTCGTAACAATACCCTGAATGTATATAAAGGCGCAAGGGCACCCATCGGTATTTCCTTCAAGGAAAAGCCTTTTACCAAATATGAGATCGAGCTGCAACCGGGCGATACCTTCTACATGTTTTCGGATGGATATGTGGATCAGATCGCTCCCAACCGGGAAAAATACAAAACCAAGCGCTTTAAAAATTTTCTGCAGCAGATCCATACTTACGACCTTCCCAAACAAAAAGCCCTGTTGGAAGAGGAACTCGATAACTGGCAAAAAGATGAAGAGCAGGTGGATGATATTCTGGTGATGGGTTTTCGGATAAACGAACTGAATA